In Neomonachus schauinslandi chromosome 6, ASM220157v2, whole genome shotgun sequence, a genomic segment contains:
- the S100A6 gene encoding protein S100-A6 translates to MACPLDQAIGLLVAIFHKYSGREDDKNTLSKKELKELIQKELTIGAKLQDADIAKLMDDLDRNKDQVVNFQEYVTFLGALALIYNDALKG, encoded by the exons ATGGCGTGCCCCCTGGATCAGGCCATTGGCCTCCTCGTGGCCATCTTCCATAAATACTCGGGCAGGGAAGATGACAAGAACACTCTGAGCAAGAAGGAGCTGAAGGAGCTGATCCAGAAAGAGCTCACCATTGGTGCG AAGCTGCAGGATGCTGACATTGCAAAGCTGATGGACGACCTGGACCGGAACAAGGACCAGGTGGTGAACTTCCAGGAATATGTCACCTTCCTGGGAGCCTTGGCTTTGATCTACAATGATGCCCTCAAGGGCTGA
- the S100A5 gene encoding protein S100-A5 isoform X1 — translation METPLEKALTTMVTTFHKYSGREGSKLILSRKELKELIKKELYLGEKMKESSTDDLMKSLDKNSDQEIDFKEYSVF, via the exons ATGGAGACACCTCTTGAGAAGGCCCTGACCACTATGGTCACCACTTTCCATAAATATTCGGGGAGAGAAGGCAGCAAACTGATCCTGAGCAGGAAGGAACTAAAGGAGCTGATCAAGAAGGAGCTGTATCTTGGAGAG AAGATGAAGGAGAGCAGCACTGATGACCTGATGAAGAGCCTGGACAAGAACAGTGACCAGGAGATCGACTTCAAGGAGTACTCGGTGTTCTGA
- the S100A5 gene encoding protein S100-A5 isoform X2: METPLEKALTTMVTTFHKYSGREGSKLILSRKELKELIKKELYLGEMKESSTDDLMKSLDKNSDQEIDFKEYSVF; encoded by the exons ATGGAGACACCTCTTGAGAAGGCCCTGACCACTATGGTCACCACTTTCCATAAATATTCGGGGAGAGAAGGCAGCAAACTGATCCTGAGCAGGAAGGAACTAAAGGAGCTGATCAAGAAGGAGCTGTATCTTGGAGAG ATGAAGGAGAGCAGCACTGATGACCTGATGAAGAGCCTGGACAAGAACAGTGACCAGGAGATCGACTTCAAGGAGTACTCGGTGTTCTGA
- the S100A4 gene encoding protein S100-A4: protein MACPLEKALDVMVSTFHKYSGKEGDKFKLNRSELKELLTQELPSFLGKRMDEAAFQKLMSNLDSNKDKEVDFQEYCVFLSCVAMMCNEFFEGFPDKQPRKK from the exons ATGGCATGCCCCCTGGAGAAGGCTCTGGATGTGATGGTGTCCACCTTCCACAAGTACTCGGGCAAGGAGGGTGACAAGTTCAAGCTCAACAGGTCAGAGCTAAAGGAGCTGCTGACCCAGGAGCTGCCCAGCTTCTTGGGG AAAAGGATGGATGAAGCTGCCTTCCAGAAGCTGATGAGCAACTTGGACAGCAACAAGGACAAAGAGGTTGACTTCCAGGAGTACTGTGTCTTCCTGTCCTGTGTTGCCATGATGTGCAATGAGTTCTTCGAAGGGTTCCCTGATAAGCAGCCCCGGAAGAAGTGA
- the S100A3 gene encoding protein S100-A3 — MARPLEQAVAAIVCTFQEYSGRCGDKHKLCQAELKELLQKELPTWTPTELRECDYNKFMSVLDTNKDCEVDFVEYVRSLACLCTYCHDYFKDCPPNPPCSQ, encoded by the exons ATGGCCAGGCCTCTGGAGCAGGCGGTGGCTGCCATCGTGTGCACCTTCCAGGAATATTCAGGGCGCTGCGGGGACAAGCACAAGCTCTGTCAGGCAGAGCTCAAGGAGCTGCTGCAGAAGGAGCTGCCCACCTGGACCCCG ACCGAGCTGCGAGAGTGTGACTACAATAAGTTCATGAGTGTTCTGGACACCAACAAGGACTGTGAGGTGGACTTCGTGGAGTACGTGCGCTCCCTTGCCTGTCTCTGCACCTACTGTCACGACTACTTCAAGGACTGTCCCCCTAACCCCCCCTGCTCCCAGTAG